The following is a genomic window from Spirosoma foliorum.
CGTTCAAGGTATTTTTGAAAAGAAGCCTAGTCTTGAGGAAATGAAAGTTCAACTCCAGGCAATTCTGGATTATTGGACCTTAAGCTTAGAGCCAAATCAATTTGAGGGGAAAAAGTAGAGAGGAAGCTAACTTAGTTATGCTGCAAGGCTCCAGGTATCTATAAAGGATTTAACTGTTTTTATAAGATCTATATGATTTGACGATTTTGTGACAAATCCACTCGCTCCTAATTGCATTGACTTTACGAGATCATTCTGGTCGGTTGACGTTGTAAAAATGACAATCGGCAAATCTTGAAATGTAGCGGTAGCCCGAACTTCCTGTAAGGTCTCAAAGCCATTTTGGCGCTGCATATTTAAGTCAAGGAGAATGAGCTGAGGTAAAACAGTGGCCTGTTGTAAATTAGGTAGTAACTGATCCCCATCACTTAACAGTTTAACGTCAATGGGTGGCTTAATGGACTCGAAAGCTAGCTTGATGAAATATTGATCATCTTCATCATCTTCCACAACCCATACAGGTAGTTTATGATTCATGGTAAATACAGTCTGGTTACGGAGATTATGCTTAATTCGAATAGCTAATGTACGAATTATTAGGCATTTAAGATTGGCTAAATGTATGAATATATTTAATTTAATACATTAAAATTCCTTAAAATACTTGAGCAATTGTACTTAGTTAGATTTAATGTAAAATATATAAGCCCCTAGTTACTAGAGGCTTTTTTTATGTCCTTTTGAGTAGGTAAAAAGAGCCTCACTTTCGTGGCAGATAGTTAATACCAATCTGTATAACGAATGAGAGGAGTCAATTTTTCGGGCCTCTGGAGCCTTGACACAACCTTTGCCATGCAAATGCAGGGCATTATCCAGCCACGGCTGGCTAATGGCAAAGACCCTTTACCTTTCTCCTATATCTCCACTCATCCATCTGCCCAACTGCCAGCCGATATGCCAAAAGTAATGGCAGGTTCCTCCTCCTATTACAGTTATGTGGCCGATGTGTACACCAGCTCTGGTGTATGTGTAATCCCGATCCAGGGAGCACTCTCACGGTATGGCTTATGCTCTTGGGGGTATGAGGATTTAGCGGGTATTCTGCAAGCGGCAGAACTCTCCGACACCGTACAGGCGGTACTGCTTAAGATGGACACGCCAGGCGGGGCCGTGGATGGCTTAAAGGCGGCAGCGGAGGCCATACGGGCCATGACTAAAACCGTAAACGTCTGGACGAACTTTTGTGCATCGGCAGGCTACTTTCTGGCCAGCCAGGCAGGCCAGATATGGCTGGAAGATCAGACGCTGCCAACCATCGGCAGCATTGGCACCATGATGGTGTACGAGAACCGCAGCAAGGCGCTGGAGATGCAAGGGCTGGACATTCGGATTTTCAGAGCCAGCGGCTCCACAGAGAAAAACCTGGCTAATGGTATAGAGCCACTCGCTCCAGAAGTGGAGGCCGAAATGCAGGCCATGCTGGATAGCGCCCAAAAGGAATTTGTGGGCTATGTCCGACGCGGCAGGGCTGGCCTACTGACTTCCGATGAGTGGAGCACAGGCAAAATGTACGGGGTTCGGGAGGGCATTAAGTTAGGTCTGGCCGATAAGGTGGGATCATTTCAACAGGCTTTTAAAGCCACAGTTCAAGCGTTTAAACAATCCAAATAAATGGCAGCAGTAAAGCAGACGGTGGCCACGTTTATGGCCTCCTTTTTCGGAAAATCCGAGAAGGTAATTTCTGAGAAGCTCTCCACCGATGAGCACAACGATTTCACGAGTGAGGTGTTAGGCCTTACGCAAAAACTGGAGGAGATCCAGGGCGAAAAAACCACTCTGGAGGGCAAGGTCACTGGCCTAGAGAGTCAGATCACAGAAAAGGCCGGAAAGATTACCGAGCTAGAGGGCAAGGTTACTGGCCTGGAGGGTAAAGTTACCGAGCTGGAGGGCCAAAAGACCGCAGCCGAAACCGAGGGCGGCAAATACAAAGCCTGGTTTGAGAAACAAGCCGGGATAGGCGCTCAACTGCCAGAGGCAGATGCCAGCAACGCAGACGGAGCTCAAGCGCTCACCAGCTACAATGCCACCGCGCTGGAGACGTACCGACGAGCACAGAAATAGCGCCCTGAGACGGACAGTCATCTAATAAGTAACAACTTTTCAACTATTTTTTTTCAATCACTTTACATGGCACAAACACAAGGCTACGATTTTAGTAAGTTGCCATCGGCCTTAATGCAGGTTTTCGATGGACGAAAAGAGATTATTACGGACGTTCTGACCGATGGAGAGGCCAAGATCCGGGAGCTCTATCAAATGTTAGTCACCGACAATAAGAGCCCGCTCATCAATCTCCAGATCATGGATATTTTACGGGCGGCATCGGATGACTTTAACCCATCCGCCAATGCACTCCAGTTCGGTGCCCGTATTCCCACCTTTGAGGATGTCGATATTGATTTGCAATTCACGACCGGCGAAATTCAAACGCTTTTCCGTTCGTATCTCCAGTACGTTAAAGGATTAACCTCCGAGAAGGAAGTGCTGGCCAATCCGTTCGAGGTGTTCTTTTTGTCGCAAATCTTGCGTACTGCCAGAGCTAATTTGATTGAAAAAGCGAGCTGGAAAGCGGTTAAAAACGCCAGCAATACGGGTTCAGTCTATGCCATTACGGGCTTACTCTCCAAGCTCACGGCAGCTCGCACCGCCCTGGAAATTCCAGCGGCTCAAGTCATGACCGCAGCCGCTACGATTGACGACACCAACAGCTATGAGCAGGCTATTGCGTTGTGTGCCGTTGTAGAAGCTCAAAACCAGGCCATGCTGGAGATCCCGGTGCAATTCCGTTGTTCGCCAGGTATGGCGCGAAGCATCAACCGACGACGACAAGCCAAATTCCCCAACACGGTACGGCCTAACGAGGTGATGCGAGTAATGGATAACTATGAGAATATTACCCTTACTCCCGATGTGGGCTTAACGGGCAAATCGACTATGCTTATCACACCAGGCTCAAACATGAATTTCGTGTGCAACGAGGATGTAGCGGCCTACACCTTAACAGTGGTGAAGGATGTAAAAGCCATCAAAATTAACATTCGGATGAGTGTTGGCTTTGATTTCGGCTTTGGCAAATTCGTTTTCCAGAACGACAAAGTGTAATGGTTCGGCCTGGCTACTGCCAGTAGCCAGGCCGAAAGTTGTAGACAGATCCCCCAAATTTTT
Proteins encoded in this region:
- a CDS encoding response regulator, translating into MNHKLPVWVVEDDEDDQYFIKLAFESIKPPIDVKLLSDGDQLLPNLQQATVLPQLILLDLNMQRQNGFETLQEVRATATFQDLPIVIFTTSTDQNDLVKSMQLGASGFVTKSSNHIDLIKTVKSFIDTWSLAA
- a CDS encoding S49 family peptidase, with amino-acid sequence MRGVNFSGLWSLDTTFAMQMQGIIQPRLANGKDPLPFSYISTHPSAQLPADMPKVMAGSSSYYSYVADVYTSSGVCVIPIQGALSRYGLCSWGYEDLAGILQAAELSDTVQAVLLKMDTPGGAVDGLKAAAEAIRAMTKTVNVWTNFCASAGYFLASQAGQIWLEDQTLPTIGSIGTMMVYENRSKALEMQGLDIRIFRASGSTEKNLANGIEPLAPEVEAEMQAMLDSAQKEFVGYVRRGRAGLLTSDEWSTGKMYGVREGIKLGLADKVGSFQQAFKATVQAFKQSK